In Oncorhynchus tshawytscha isolate Ot180627B linkage group LG01, Otsh_v2.0, whole genome shotgun sequence, the genomic stretch AATTTCAGTTGTGGAGAGGACTTAAACATGTTTGTCTGACTTACGTATAGTAGGAAATACGATGGAGCTGGTATGGTGGACTAGTTATAAATAGGCCTATACGTAATACTGATATTAGATTACAGTCTGCTCGTCTATTTAAGAATGATTCtgtgattgtttgtgtgtgtgtgtctgagttgtgcatatgtggttgtgtgtgtgtgatgtgagtgtGCCTAACTGTTTGTGTCAGGAGGCACATTTTGGCCGCACATGTCCATAATCTGTCAGGTAATCTGACTGAGTGTGAGTGACAGTGATCAGGATTATACACGGCAATAATAGCAGATATTATTATAAGCTCACCCTGTGcttcacacactgtacatagagaTTCTCTCAGTCACCTGGATGTTGAATGCAGCTATAGTACAGTACTGAACCATATACAGCAGCACTAGCAGCCCCACACACAGCACCCTTTACTCTTGCAAAGCCAGGGGAGACCCTGGAATAATTGATGTAGCCTAGTAAGTGTTAGCTTTAACACAGTTCATTTATCAATGTTGACGCATTACAAATACATGCATCTATTATTACATTTAATTCCATATTCTGCACTTGCCCCTGCAGGACAAGTAATGCATTTTTAAACATGTAAGGTCTTCAGCCAAACTCAATGTCATCTCAGCGTTGAGGCATGCTTTCAATACTTATAGCAGGTACACGACATGCACCCATAATCATGTTCTAATGGTTTAATCCCAATCCCTTACAGCATGATCCCTCTATCACCTCTCCCTCGCCTCTCCCATATGCTCCAGCTCCAACCGGTGTTGTGCTATTGTTGCTAGCCTTCCCACAGTGACACTTATCTCAGTTATTCTACCATCTTTTGTTGCATACTGTCATGCCCCCTGACCCCATTAATTACTtggaggtgatgatgatggtgaagatGATGGCCATGCATGGGGTGGTgagggtggtgatgatgatgatgtgggtGATGGTGATGAAGTCGGCCAGAGGGGCTCTGGGGTTGTGGGTAGGTTGCCGAGGAAGGGTTGGCGTTAGGGAGTGATTGGGGGCCagatgagaggtagaggagtggacggtggcaCATATCTGTCCCCTTGGAGCAGGAGATGTCACCTCCACTGTCACTTCCTGAATCCCCGAGGTTACTGCTGGAACTCTGGGAAAGCActggaaactgagagagagaagagatgtagTGGAGGGTTGgaaagaggttgagagagagaaatagaaacacTGATTATAGTCTATACATGTTATTACGAACCCACTATCAGAAGAGAATAACAACATATTATTTACAGACATCCTTAGACAAGTTGGACAGTGTTACATACCTGCGAGCTAACAGCTGCAGCAGCAGAGTTCAGTAGAGCCTCCACTGCGTCCTCACAGCCCAGGAAGCTGCCAACcggccccctctctctgtctccccgcTCTGGCCCTCCTCCCAATGCCCCCAACAGGGATGCAGGCCCCCCCGGCTCCCCTCCAAACTGTTGCTGCAGTGCTGCCAGCCAGATCAGGTCTTCCAAAGAAGCAGGGTTAGGACCCTGGGCACCCCCATGGGAGGGGCTACCCTCCATATTCCCCTGAGAGCCCGAACTGATGCCAGAGGTGTAGCTGTTTGAGATGGACAGGggaaaggagatggaggaggaggaggaagaagagagggaggaggaggctgaGGGAGGTGGGTGGGCATCGCTCAGCGTTGGAGAGGGGGGCAGGGAGTTGTATGGGCTGGAGCTGAGGCTGGAGTCCTGGGGAGGGTGGTTGGTGTAGGGGCCGGGAGAACTGGAGGGATCGAGGGGGAGGCCAGACTTGGGGAGCGTACAGGAGGTAGGAAGAGGAGGACTGTCAGGCTTCACCTCAAACTTGAGGAGGTCAAAGTCATTGAGGTACTCCATGGCCAGTGgactgggggggagggagggcatgggaagagagggagacgaCATGGCCACCGCTTTGGGAACAGACTGAGTTTGTCCGTGTGTCAGGGTTGTGTGTtaattctcctctctgttttagTGCAGCAGCAGTCCATACACAACCACAGGCCTGATGCCTCCAGACTCTCAGATAGCCCTGGTGTCCAGTTATGGACTGACTGAC encodes the following:
- the LOC112249292 gene encoding transcription factor MafA-like; its protein translation is MSSPSLPMPSLPPSPLAMEYLNDFDLLKFEVKPDSPPLPTSCTLPKSGLPLDPSSSPGPYTNHPPQDSSLSSSPYNSLPPSPTLSDAHPPPSASSSLSSSSSSSISFPLSISNSYTSGISSGSQGNMEGSPSHGGAQGPNPASLEDLIWLAALQQQFGGEPGGPASLLGALGGGPERGDRERGPVGSFLGCEDAVEALLNSAAAAVSSQFPVLSQSSSSNLGDSGSDSGGDISCSKGTDMCHRPLLYLSSGPQSLPNANPSSATYPQPQSPSGRLHHHHPHHHHHHPHHPMHGHHLHHHHHLQCGGVDERFSDEQLVSLSVRELNRHLRGVSKDEVVRLKQKRRTLKNRGYAQSCRYKRLQHRHALESEKHVLTQQLEQLQCELSRVLRERDAYKARYEKLISTNKAQPTRANNSPSPPPDYFL